One Chryseobacterium sp. StRB126 genomic region harbors:
- the folE gene encoding GTP cyclohydrolase I FolE: protein MVDFTDNDDDIFTGKEHTPIREDAFDKSPQEKIEKITELFGEIMETLGLDMTDDSLKDSPKRVAKMYVNEIFGGLLPENKPGISTFSNKYKYRQMLVEKDITVYSFCEHHFLPIIGRAHVAYISNGEVIGLSKINRIVDYYAKRPQVQERLTMQIVEALKEALGTKNVACIIDAKHLCVNCRGIKDTASSTITAELSGIFRTNPITRQEFLHYVGSHAKLD from the coding sequence ATGGTTGATTTTACTGATAACGACGATGATATTTTCACTGGAAAAGAACATACGCCTATAAGGGAAGATGCTTTTGATAAATCGCCACAGGAAAAAATTGAAAAAATTACTGAGCTTTTTGGAGAGATTATGGAAACATTAGGACTGGATATGACTGATGATTCCCTGAAAGACTCACCAAAGCGTGTTGCCAAAATGTATGTGAATGAGATTTTCGGGGGACTTCTTCCGGAAAATAAACCGGGTATCTCTACATTTTCCAATAAATATAAATACCGTCAGATGTTGGTGGAAAAAGATATCACTGTATACTCTTTTTGTGAACACCACTTTTTACCGATTATAGGAAGAGCACACGTTGCTTATATCTCAAACGGAGAAGTAATTGGTCTTTCAAAAATTAACAGAATTGTGGATTACTATGCAAAAAGACCACAGGTTCAGGAAAGACTGACAATGCAGATTGTAGAAGCTCTGAAGGAAGCTTTAGGAACAAAAAATGTAGCATGTATCATTGATGCAAAACACCTTTGTGTAAACTGTAGAGGAATTAAAGATACAGCAAGTTCTACCATTACGGCAGAATTAAGCGGAATCTTCAGAACAAACCCTATTACAAGACAGGAATTCTTACATTATGTGGGAAGCCATGCAAAACTAGATTAA
- the metF gene encoding methylenetetrahydrofolate reductase [NAD(P)H] yields the protein MKITEHIKNANGKTLFSLEVVPPQKGIGIEDLYTNIDPLMEFKPPFIDVTTSREEYIYLDKGNGLMERRITRMRPGTLGICAAIQHKYNVDTVPHLLCGGFTKEETEYLLVDCMYLGIDNVMALRGDAMKGHQYFEPTQGGHASAMDLVNQINNLGRGKYLHNEEQICDELNKFCIGVAGYPEKHMEAPSMNYDLKWLKQKVDAGADYIVTQMFFDNKKYIEFVQKAREMGITVPIIPGIKPIATKKHLKILPQVFKIDLPEELINEVENAKNNEAVKQIGIEWAIAQCKELLDFGVPVLHFYSMGKSDNIKKVAGELF from the coding sequence ATGAAGATAACAGAACACATTAAAAACGCAAATGGAAAAACTTTATTCTCCTTAGAAGTGGTTCCGCCACAAAAGGGGATTGGTATTGAAGATCTGTACACGAACATAGATCCGTTAATGGAATTCAAGCCACCATTCATTGATGTTACCACGTCAAGAGAAGAATATATCTATCTGGATAAAGGAAATGGATTGATGGAGCGTCGTATCACAAGAATGCGTCCCGGAACATTGGGAATTTGTGCAGCCATTCAGCATAAATATAATGTGGATACCGTTCCACACCTATTATGTGGAGGTTTTACCAAAGAAGAAACAGAATATCTTTTGGTAGACTGTATGTACCTAGGTATTGATAATGTGATGGCATTAAGAGGAGATGCAATGAAAGGGCATCAATATTTTGAACCCACTCAGGGTGGCCATGCGAGTGCTATGGATCTTGTGAACCAGATTAACAACCTGGGAAGAGGGAAATACCTTCACAATGAAGAACAGATTTGTGATGAACTCAATAAATTCTGCATCGGAGTAGCTGGATATCCTGAAAAGCATATGGAGGCCCCTTCGATGAATTATGACTTGAAATGGCTGAAGCAAAAAGTAGATGCCGGAGCAGATTATATCGTAACCCAAATGTTTTTTGACAATAAAAAGTATATTGAATTCGTTCAGAAAGCAAGAGAGATGGGAATTACCGTTCCAATCATTCCGGGAATTAAGCCAATCGCCACCAAAAAGCATTTGAAAATTCTGCCGCAGGTATTTAAAATAGACCTTCCGGAAGAGTTGATCAATGAAGTAGAGAATGCAAAAAATAATGAAGCTGTTAAGCAGATCGGAATAGAGTGGGCCATTGCCCAATGCAAAGAATTGCTGGATTTCGGAGTTCCTGTTCTACACTTTTACTCAATGGGAAAAAGTGATAATATCAAAAAAGTAGCCGGTGAGCTATTCTAA
- the metH gene encoding methionine synthase, giving the protein MKYLRLSGLEPLIITPESNFINVGERTNVAGSKKFLRLIKEEKFSEALDIARHQVEGGAQILDVNFDDGLIDGKASMIKFLNLIASEPDIARIPIMVDSSKWEILEAGLQVAQGKCVVNSISLKEGEEEFIKHAKAIKRYGAAVIVMAFDEVGQADNLERRIEISKRSYDILVNQIGFPAEDIIFDLNIFPVATGMDEHRKNAIDFIEATRWVRQNLPYASVSGGVSNVSFSFRGNDTVREAMHSVFLYHAIQAGMNIGIVNPAMLEVYDEINKELLELVEDVILDKREDATERLLDYSEKHKSVKKEKTEDLEWRNNPLQERITYALVKGIDRFIEEDVEEARLLAERPLHVIEINLMTGMGVVGDLFGSGKMFLPQVVKSARVMKKAVAYLQPYIEAEKDGSRPANGKILMATVKGDVHDIGKNIVSVVLGCNNYEIVDLGVMVPAEKIIQTAIAEKVDVIGLSGLITPSLDEMVYIASELERQNLDFPLLIGGATTSKAHTAVKIDLKYKNAVVHVNDASRAVNVVSSLLGDRNKEYVSDLKNDYSDFREKFLNRQVDKDYVSIEEARENKFKIDWENEDIFSPNNLGITVVENQDLRELLPFIDWSPFFRSWDLHGKYPNILEDEVVGVQAKELFKDAQVILNRILDEKLLTAKAIFGIFKANSNETDDILIFDENNNEQAKFLTLRQQAQRSKGKDYLALSDFIAPQSTGKTDYMGVFCVTTGFGTDELAEEYEKANDDYNAIMVKALADRFAEAYAEFLHKKVRTEYWGYAVQEELSNEELIAEKYKGIRPAPGYPACPDHLEKSTIWDLLKVKENIGVYLTESLAMFPTAAVSGYYFGSPHAKYFGLGKITEDQLKDYADRRSCSIQEARKWLSPNLAD; this is encoded by the coding sequence ATGAAATATTTAAGATTATCAGGCCTTGAGCCTCTTATCATAACACCGGAAAGTAATTTCATCAACGTTGGTGAAAGGACGAATGTTGCCGGTTCCAAAAAGTTTTTAAGACTCATCAAAGAAGAGAAATTTTCTGAAGCGTTAGATATTGCCCGCCATCAGGTAGAAGGAGGTGCCCAGATTCTGGATGTAAACTTTGATGATGGTTTGATTGATGGAAAAGCATCAATGATTAAATTTCTGAACCTTATTGCATCAGAACCGGATATTGCAAGAATTCCGATCATGGTAGACTCTTCCAAATGGGAAATTCTGGAAGCAGGTCTTCAGGTAGCACAAGGAAAATGTGTAGTAAATTCCATCAGTTTAAAAGAAGGCGAAGAAGAATTTATCAAACACGCCAAAGCCATCAAAAGGTATGGAGCTGCAGTTATTGTAATGGCTTTTGATGAGGTAGGGCAGGCAGACAATCTTGAACGAAGAATTGAAATTTCAAAACGATCTTACGACATTCTGGTAAACCAAATTGGATTTCCGGCAGAAGACATCATTTTCGACTTAAATATCTTCCCCGTAGCTACAGGAATGGATGAACACAGAAAAAATGCCATCGATTTTATTGAAGCTACACGCTGGGTAAGACAGAATCTGCCTTATGCATCCGTAAGTGGAGGAGTAAGTAACGTCTCCTTCTCGTTCCGTGGAAATGACACGGTAAGAGAAGCTATGCACTCTGTATTCCTCTATCATGCCATTCAGGCGGGAATGAACATCGGTATTGTAAACCCTGCCATGCTGGAAGTTTATGATGAGATCAATAAAGAATTGCTGGAGCTTGTAGAAGACGTGATCCTTGATAAGAGAGAAGATGCTACAGAAAGACTTCTTGATTATTCCGAAAAACATAAATCAGTCAAAAAAGAAAAGACTGAAGATCTGGAATGGAGAAACAATCCATTACAGGAAAGAATTACCTATGCTCTGGTAAAAGGAATTGACCGTTTTATTGAAGAAGATGTAGAAGAAGCAAGACTATTGGCAGAAAGACCACTTCATGTCATAGAAATTAATCTCATGACGGGAATGGGAGTAGTAGGAGATTTATTCGGAAGCGGAAAAATGTTCCTGCCACAGGTGGTAAAATCAGCAAGGGTAATGAAAAAAGCTGTTGCTTACTTACAACCATATATTGAAGCTGAAAAAGACGGATCAAGGCCAGCTAATGGAAAAATCCTTATGGCAACCGTAAAAGGAGATGTTCACGATATTGGAAAGAACATTGTAAGTGTAGTGTTGGGTTGTAATAACTATGAGATTGTAGATCTTGGAGTAATGGTTCCGGCTGAAAAGATCATTCAGACTGCCATCGCAGAAAAAGTAGATGTGATCGGATTAAGCGGATTGATTACACCAAGTCTGGACGAGATGGTGTATATCGCTTCAGAATTAGAAAGACAAAATCTTGATTTTCCTTTATTAATTGGTGGTGCAACCACTTCGAAAGCACATACCGCAGTAAAAATCGATTTAAAATATAAAAATGCAGTGGTTCACGTTAATGATGCTTCAAGAGCCGTAAACGTGGTGAGCTCATTATTAGGAGACAGAAATAAAGAATATGTTTCCGATTTGAAAAACGACTACTCAGATTTTAGAGAAAAGTTTCTGAACAGACAGGTGGATAAAGATTATGTTTCCATTGAAGAAGCAAGAGAAAATAAGTTCAAAATAGATTGGGAAAACGAAGATATTTTCTCACCGAACAATTTAGGGATAACCGTAGTTGAAAATCAGGATTTGAGAGAATTATTACCTTTCATCGACTGGTCTCCATTCTTCAGAAGCTGGGATCTTCACGGGAAATACCCAAATATCTTAGAAGATGAGGTGGTGGGAGTACAGGCGAAGGAATTGTTCAAAGATGCTCAGGTTATTTTAAATAGAATTCTGGATGAAAAGCTGTTAACAGCAAAAGCCATCTTCGGAATCTTCAAAGCTAACTCCAATGAAACTGATGATATTCTGATTTTTGATGAAAACAATAACGAACAGGCTAAGTTTTTAACCCTTAGACAGCAGGCTCAAAGATCAAAAGGAAAAGATTATCTGGCATTAAGTGATTTTATCGCTCCACAAAGTACAGGGAAAACTGATTATATGGGCGTTTTCTGTGTGACTACAGGTTTCGGAACTGATGAATTGGCAGAAGAATATGAAAAAGCCAATGATGATTACAATGCCATCATGGTAAAAGCCCTGGCAGATCGTTTTGCAGAAGCTTATGCCGAATTTTTACATAAAAAAGTAAGAACAGAATATTGGGGCTATGCCGTTCAGGAAGAATTAAGCAATGAAGAATTAATTGCAGAAAAATATAAAGGAATCCGTCCTGCACCAGGATATCCGGCTTGCCCGGACCATTTGGAGAAGAGTACCATTTGGGATCTTTTAAAAGTAAAAGAAAATATAGGAGTATACCTTACAGAAAGCTTAGCCATGTTCCCGACTGCAGCCGTTTCAGGATATTATTTCGGAAGCCCGCATGCCAAGTATTTCGGATTAGGAAAAATTACAGAAGACCAGCTTAAGGATTATGCAGACAGAAGAAGTTGTAGCATCCAGGAAGCTAGAAAATGGTTGTCACCGAATTTAGCAGATTAA
- a CDS encoding fatty acid desaturase family protein, which translates to MMEKPIYLKDSDDVKLFNELRKKVNQRVEAISENRDVYIKIKAVILPLIYVGLYFFAVFNAEKHWVYILSFVLMGISLVLIYLNLIHEAAHNNIFKSKKLNGVVLHIFDFIGANSYIWKKRHIASHHAYPNVDGWDTDIEQSGLLLIVPWIKAKGVQKYQHRFFFLVYPLYLFNWMFIRDFRDFFDKERVILKTQGRIPVVEKVKMVSYKLFYFFYQIVIPMLFFKVSIGLALGAWFLQMIAASIFALFVLLPLHPLPDNAFPRLNKDNGLPFSWLRHQLEVTNDLEENNWLVRNVLGNFNFHVAHHLFPNYSYMYYNEITEEIEEFAKEHGLAYKRFPLFTALGKHRDLLRQNANNAYYILEE; encoded by the coding sequence ATGATGGAAAAGCCGATTTACTTAAAAGATTCAGATGATGTCAAGCTGTTTAATGAGCTGAGAAAGAAAGTAAACCAACGGGTAGAAGCTATTTCTGAAAACAGGGATGTTTATATTAAGATTAAAGCGGTAATTCTCCCCTTGATCTATGTAGGTTTATATTTTTTCGCGGTCTTTAATGCTGAAAAACATTGGGTTTATATTCTGAGTTTTGTTTTGATGGGAATTTCTTTGGTTTTAATTTATTTAAACCTGATCCATGAAGCAGCCCATAACAACATCTTTAAAAGTAAAAAACTTAATGGAGTGGTGTTGCACATTTTTGATTTCATAGGAGCCAATTCCTATATCTGGAAGAAAAGACATATCGCAAGTCATCATGCTTATCCAAATGTGGATGGTTGGGATACCGATATTGAACAGAGTGGTTTGCTGTTAATAGTGCCTTGGATTAAGGCAAAAGGAGTACAGAAGTATCAGCATAGGTTTTTCTTTTTAGTATATCCGTTGTATTTGTTCAACTGGATGTTCATAAGAGATTTCAGAGACTTCTTTGATAAGGAAAGAGTGATTTTGAAAACTCAGGGAAGAATACCTGTTGTGGAGAAAGTAAAAATGGTGAGTTATAAACTGTTTTACTTTTTTTATCAGATTGTGATTCCTATGTTGTTCTTTAAAGTATCAATCGGTTTAGCTTTAGGAGCTTGGTTCTTACAGATGATCGCAGCAAGCATTTTCGCACTGTTTGTTTTATTGCCTCTGCATCCGCTTCCTGATAATGCTTTTCCAAGATTGAATAAAGATAACGGGCTTCCGTTCAGCTGGCTTCGTCATCAATTGGAAGTGACCAATGATTTAGAAGAAAATAACTGGTTGGTAAGAAATGTACTAGGGAATTTTAATTTCCATGTGGCTCATCACCTTTTTCCCAATTACAGTTATATGTATTACAATGAGATCACGGAAGAGATAGAAGAATTTGCTAAAGAACATGGTTTGGCCTACAAAAGATTTCCATTGTTCACTGCTTTAGGCAAGCATAGGGATTTATTAAGGCAGAATGCAAATAATGCCTACTATATTTTAGAAGAATAA
- a CDS encoding homocysteine S-methyltransferase family protein, producing the protein MTNIELLNKALKERILVLDGAMGTMLQRYKFEEEDYRGERFKDWEHPVKGNNDLLSLTQPQAIEEVHKKYLEAGADIIETNTFSGTTIAMADYHMEELVYELNYESAKIARKACDEYTAKNPDKPRFVAGSIGPTNRTASLSPDVNDPGYRAITFEELRVAYKQQCEALLDGGSDILLVETIFDTLNAKAALFAIDELQDERGIKIPIMVSGTITDASGRTLSGQTAEAFLISVSHLNLLSVGFNCALGADQLTPYLETLAHNSEFYISAYPNAGLPNAFGKYDETPEDMARQIKEYVEKGLINIIGGCCGTTPEHIKAIAELVEKYQPRKLREFV; encoded by the coding sequence ATGACAAATATAGAATTACTAAACAAAGCCCTCAAAGAACGTATCCTAGTGCTGGACGGTGCTATGGGAACCATGCTTCAACGCTACAAGTTCGAAGAAGAAGACTACCGTGGCGAGCGTTTCAAAGACTGGGAACATCCGGTAAAAGGGAATAATGACCTGCTTTCCCTTACGCAGCCTCAGGCTATTGAAGAAGTACATAAGAAATATCTGGAAGCAGGTGCTGATATTATTGAAACCAATACATTCTCCGGAACTACCATTGCAATGGCAGATTACCATATGGAAGAATTGGTGTATGAGTTGAACTATGAGTCTGCAAAAATTGCCAGAAAAGCCTGTGATGAATACACTGCAAAAAATCCGGATAAACCGAGATTCGTAGCCGGATCTATTGGACCAACCAACAGAACAGCAAGTTTAAGCCCTGATGTGAATGATCCTGGGTACAGGGCCATTACTTTTGAAGAACTGAGAGTCGCTTACAAACAGCAATGTGAAGCTTTATTAGACGGAGGTTCAGATATTCTACTGGTAGAAACCATCTTTGATACCCTGAATGCTAAAGCAGCTCTTTTTGCTATTGATGAGCTTCAGGATGAAAGAGGAATAAAAATTCCGATCATGGTTTCAGGAACCATTACCGATGCATCAGGAAGAACATTGAGTGGACAGACAGCAGAAGCCTTTTTGATCTCTGTTTCTCATCTGAATTTATTAAGCGTTGGTTTTAACTGCGCATTAGGAGCTGATCAGTTGACACCCTATCTGGAAACACTGGCCCATAATTCAGAATTTTATATTTCAGCATATCCGAATGCAGGGTTACCAAATGCCTTTGGAAAATACGATGAGACACCGGAAGATATGGCCAGACAGATCAAAGAATATGTGGAAAAAGGATTGATTAATATTATCGGAGGATGTTGCGGTACTACTCCGGAACATATCAAGGCCATTGCTGAGCTGGTAGAAAAATATCAGCCAAGAAAATTGAGAGAATTTGTGTGA